Proteins encoded together in one Candidatus Methylomirabilis lanthanidiphila window:
- a CDS encoding Helix-turn-helix domain protein, translating to MSKSKKPATTDAVEILHRRYYEGCPERLAALEEARANDSVARKIAALRVKAGMTQRQLAKLVGTTLSVICRLENAEYEGHSLAMLNRIAAALNQRVEICFVQARERVQHA from the coding sequence ATGTCTAAGAGCAAGAAACCGGCCACCACGGATGCCGTGGAAATTCTCCACCGTCGCTATTACGAAGGCTGCCCCGAGCGGCTTGCGGCACTTGAGGAGGCGCGCGCCAACGATAGCGTGGCCCGGAAAATTGCCGCGCTGCGCGTCAAGGCCGGGATGACACAACGCCAACTGGCGAAGCTAGTCGGCACCACCCTCTCCGTCATTTGCCGGCTCGAAAATGCGGAGTATGAAGGTCACTCGCTGGCGATGTTGAACAGGATCGCCGCCGCGCTGAATCAGCGGGTAGAAATCTGTTTCGTGCAAGCCCGCGAGCGGGTTCAGCACGCATGA
- the recF gene encoding DNA replication and repair protein RecF — translation MKIARTIIENFRGHKRTELEFADHHVLVGENGSGKTAVLEAINYATSSYYLSSRLDEQDFNNADAEAIKITVEFDKPFAVKCPDGYTHQNLLSKSVQLYAKRRDKAAPGKTFSDPFVVSHICIPITFQKKSDIAELVLPDGVTMNDLPTSVVETQEGFAVQRKTGKVMNLRRDTLSLTNDLAGFPNVFYFDRQRERETKTGFNSLLSKIAKDLNWRYRKGWSQKDATEKWGTYYDTVISIVEDPKKSKILSPLKKQLGEFLGKDFDSLEISLLNIEKPFAKGFLSFRDGSNQVDLEGAGSGISMIVALMLLEQVSERAGDDLILLIDEPELHLHPQLQLKLADHLCGTTAQTIVTTHSPLFVDLGDWKSISRMTWTDHYPKKEKLAENLGPKTIAEHLNDIPEFRYHQTAFTSNDSEIFFARKVLLVEGPVEKYGLPKLANALGQHFEQLSIISCDGKDTICHYATICHAFAIPAFVLFDLDGKSETETENARVLAASAGFPVQSFETSFEDLLGVNSDTKHKATKALKRIDEMQTKNAIPNEIQTVIAAIAQWSGGKQP, via the coding sequence ATGAAGATAGCTCGGACAATAATAGAAAACTTCCGAGGTCATAAGCGTACTGAACTTGAGTTCGCAGACCACCATGTATTGGTCGGTGAGAACGGGTCCGGCAAAACTGCTGTGCTCGAAGCCATCAATTACGCGACATCCTCGTACTACCTTTCTTCTCGATTGGATGAGCAAGACTTCAATAATGCCGACGCGGAAGCAATAAAAATAACGGTCGAGTTCGATAAGCCCTTTGCTGTTAAATGCCCCGACGGGTACACTCACCAAAACCTTCTTTCAAAATCAGTCCAGCTATACGCCAAACGACGGGATAAGGCGGCCCCCGGTAAGACATTCTCTGATCCATTTGTTGTTTCACACATCTGTATACCGATCACCTTTCAGAAGAAATCTGACATTGCCGAACTTGTTCTGCCAGATGGTGTAACAATGAATGATCTGCCGACTTCGGTTGTCGAGACCCAGGAAGGTTTCGCGGTTCAGAGAAAAACTGGAAAAGTCATGAACCTTCGCCGAGATACCCTTTCTTTGACGAATGACCTTGCGGGCTTTCCGAATGTCTTCTATTTCGATCGCCAGCGGGAGCGCGAGACCAAAACGGGCTTTAATTCACTTCTCAGCAAGATTGCAAAGGATCTCAATTGGCGCTATCGAAAAGGTTGGTCTCAAAAAGACGCGACAGAAAAATGGGGTACGTACTATGACACCGTAATTAGTATTGTCGAGGACCCAAAAAAGAGTAAGATTCTTAGCCCATTGAAAAAGCAGTTGGGTGAGTTCCTTGGTAAGGATTTTGATTCACTGGAGATATCGCTGCTTAATATTGAAAAGCCCTTTGCAAAAGGGTTTCTATCATTCCGGGATGGGTCAAACCAGGTCGATTTAGAAGGGGCGGGTTCGGGTATTTCCATGATTGTTGCTCTCATGCTTCTGGAACAGGTGAGCGAACGGGCGGGTGACGATCTTATTCTACTAATCGATGAACCGGAACTTCACCTTCATCCGCAGTTGCAGTTGAAACTCGCCGATCACTTGTGTGGAACCACCGCACAAACGATTGTGACAACTCATTCTCCCCTGTTCGTTGATCTCGGCGATTGGAAGAGCATCTCCCGAATGACCTGGACGGATCACTATCCCAAGAAAGAAAAGCTCGCAGAAAACCTCGGTCCGAAGACAATTGCTGAACATCTCAATGATATCCCCGAGTTCCGCTATCATCAAACAGCGTTCACCTCGAATGACAGCGAAATATTCTTCGCCAGAAAAGTCCTACTGGTTGAGGGGCCAGTCGAGAAATACGGTTTACCTAAGTTGGCAAATGCGTTGGGGCAACATTTCGAGCAGCTCTCAATCATCAGTTGTGATGGTAAGGACACGATCTGCCATTACGCAACTATCTGTCACGCCTTCGCGATACCTGCTTTCGTATTGTTCGATCTGGACGGCAAGAGTGAAACAGAGACTGAGAATGCGCGAGTTCTTGCGGCATCTGCCGGTTTTCCAGTCCAATCTTTTGAGACGTCTTTTGAAGACTTGCTAGGTGTGAATAGCGATACTAAACATAAGGCGACCAAAGCCCTCAAGAGGATCGACGAAATGCAGACCAAGAACGCAATTCCCAACGAAATTCAGACAGTCATTGCCGCTATTGCGCA